The Aureibacter tunicatorum genome segment ACTTCTATTCTTCTGGACAAGGCTTTTTTATCCGAATTTTGAAGTGCGATATTCTTGTCTATTACATGCAATTCAGAGTCTTCTATGGCTTCTATATACAAGCCGGTTGGCATTCCTTGTTCAGTTGCGTCAGCGATTACCCAGCCTTCTGGAGCGAACATGAAGATATGTTCTTTGCCTTTCTCATCCACGGAATAACTTTTCAGCAAACCGCTTTCTACTTTATACACATGGCTTTCGAATTCACCTGCATGCTGAATGATTTGCTTTTTTAAAACTTTGAAAGTTTTCAATGCTTGATCTTTTCGGTTTTAAAGAAAATTAAGAAGAAAAAGCTGAAATGCTTAACTATTTAGATGATATTTTACCATATTAATCTTGAATTTTTGATTATGTAGTGTTTAAATTTAACTAAATAACATTTATGACTCAATCATATTTTTTGAAATTCGTAATAGCGCTTGCCTTTTTAATGTTTTCTAATTCGATATCAAGGGCGCAAGAATTATCCGAAACCGATAAGTTGTATAGGCTAGCGAAAGTTTGGGGTTTTTTAAAATATTATCATCCACAAGTGGCAAAGGGCGAAGTGGATTGGGACAATGAGCTTTATGAAATTATGGAATCCCAAAAAGCTGTTTATGCTAAAACCGATTATTCAAACTTGCTGAATTCTTGGCTACTTAAGCAAGGCAAGTTGAAAAAAATCAAGCATAAAGATGTGAAAAATAAGGAGAATTATTTCGATGATAATTATGACCTTACTTGGTTGTCGGATACTACTTTGTTTGCATACGGTTTGTCTGAAAATTTGAGATTTATTGAGGGAAACCGTTATAAGGGCAGGAAAAATCATTATCTGCAGTTTGAAAAAAAATCCAGTGGTGTCAGAAAGGGGCTTATTAATGAAAAATTATACACATCCGATCAATGGCAAAACCAAAGCTTTAGGATGATGATTCTATTCAGGTATTGGAATATTATTGAATATTTCTATCCTCACAAATACACACTAGAAAAGAGCTGGGACTTTGTATTGCAAGAGTTTATACCTAAGTTCTTGTATTGTGATTCGGAGAAAGACTTTCATTTGTTATTATTGGAATTGGTTTGTCAAATTAAGGATAGCCACGCTTATGTAAGTTCTGAGGTATTGACGAAGTATTTTGGAGAATATCAAACACCATTCAGTACTAAGCTTATCAATGGAAAAGCAGTGGTTTATCTTATTTTTGATGATTCGCTAGCCATACAAGATGACATCAGGGTAGGGGATGTTATCACTAAAGTTGATGGCAAAACTATCTCTGAGATTTACAAAGAAAATGAAAAGTATATATCGAGTTCAAATGATAGTCGAAAGGATCTGGTATTTACTTGGGGGTATCTGGGGAGAGGAGTTACGGACGAAGTGGAAATAGAGTTTGCCCGAGATGATTTGGGTGTAGAGAAAAAGGTGATTAGGCGCTATACTAATGATGAGTTTGAGAAAGATTACTGGGGAAAGCAGTCGTGGAGTTTGATAGATAATGATATAGCTTATATTAATTTGAGAGGCTTAAATCCTGATAGTTTGGATTTGGTCATGAGGCAAATAAAAGACACTAAAGCGCTCATAGTGGATATAAGAAACTACCCGAAGATTCCTTGGTATAGCTTTAGAAAGCATTTGGAAAAAGATGAAAGGCTGTTTGCAAAGTTTTACAATCCGATTAGAAGTCATCCCGGCAGGCTTGTATATTCTGCGAGTTTGAAGCATTTTCCGTATACTGAAAGAGGCGTTGATAAATATGAAGGAGAGTTAATTGTGCTGGTGAATGAAGAGAGTCAAAGTTTTGCGGAAACAATGGCGATGTACTTTCAGTCATTTGACCAGACAACTGTGATTGGAAGCCAAACGTCAGGAGCCGATGGGAATGTGATAGGTTTTGAGCTATTTGAGGGAGCTTTTACTTGCTATACTTTTTTTGGGATGTTTTACCCTGATGGCAAAGCAATTCAAAGAATTGGCATTGTGCCTGATATAGAAATTAAACCTACTGTCAAAGGAGTACAAGAGGGGAAAGATGAGGTTTTGGATGGTGCTGTGGAATGGTTTAAGCAAAAGCAATCAAGTTTTTAGTTGATTGAAGAAAATGGAAGTTATATGGCTTCCATTTTCAATTGGCAATGAAGGATTAATTTATTTTTGCTGTGTCAGCAGGTTGTTTATCTTAATATTCCATTCTTCAATTGATTGAAGCTCTCCGCTTAGTTGGTTGGCATGTTTGGTATTGAAAAACTCAATGGAGATATCCGAATGCTCATGTTTATGAGATTTGAAGACTAGGTGAAGTTGATTTAGGACTGAATAGTTATCTCTCGATTTTATCGAAATTCGAATGATTTCTGAAGATTTGAAATCATTTAGTTCGATAAATTGTTTTGTGAACTCATTTTCATTCCTTGAGATAAAGCATAATTTTAGCTTTGGCTCGTCAAGGCCTATAATGTATTTCCCGCATATTTCGTGTTGAGTGAGTTCAATTTTATTTTCCCGAGCGAAATTTTTGAGAGTATCAATCATTATTCTCTCATTTTTGCTATTGTTTAAATAATAAAGTACAAATGGAATCGCGCAGATAGCGATAGTTATTGATCCAATGATGATTACTTCTAAATCCATTGTCTATAAAGTTAAATTGATAAAATAGTTGAATTCCTGGAGATGGAGTCATTTCCAAGTAGAATTAAAAAGGTCAAAATGAATTTGACATGAAGAATGGATGGAATTACCAGAAGTATTGATAAGGAAATAAGAGATCAGATTTTCGAAATCTGATATGTACATTTTTAAGATGTATTATGTACTGTTTGAATTTTGCATTATGCAGAATTTCAAACGAAATAACATTCGCAAAAACGGTAAATAACGCTATTTTGAAAGGTGAGAATACGTATTGACTATTTGATATGCTTAAACCTTCATTGGGCTGTGACTCTTGAAGCTGAAGGGAAGATAAATCAATAAGCTTTTCTTTCTTCTCAATTGACTGTTGAAATGAGCAGGCAATATCGTTTCGTTCCGATACATTGTCTATCGGATATGAACTAACAAGGTATGTTATCGCGAGCAGGAGCGCTCCGAGTATTTGAGGCCAATTTCTCACTTTATCAGTTTAATTATCTCAATGAAAATTCTTTTTCATTTGAAATTAGTTTCGTGACTTTAAACGCTTGAATTGGGTGAGAAATTGTAATGGACAAGATTTTTAGCTTATTCTATTGATAATAAGTTGTTATTAGTTGAATATTTATAGCTTGGCGACTTTATCTAATAATTAGAATTGTTAACTTGTTCTTATAAAATCTTTCAATTTATAATTTGAAAATCGATGCCATTTTCTGGCAGGAAGTTCATGCTCTTTCATAAGTGGATGTTCTATTTGAGTAATCATGTAATGTTCTTCATTATTGGCCCAAAGAAATAAGTCATGGTCTTCTTGATATGAATCAGCATGCATAAATCTTCTATCGATGCCTTTGGCATGTCCTTGCGCATGTCCTAATTCGTGTGCCAAGGCGATAAAGTCAGGAATGACTACTAAAGTTTTTCCGGAAAGCTTGGACCAATATCCTTCAGGGTAATTTTTTTCATTATAATCTCCACCTAGTTTTTCCATTAATTCAGTTCGTTTCTGTTCTTTTTCGTCAGAACTCATTGGAGTAGCTATCCAGTCTTGCCCATAGCCTAGCCGTACTTCGGTCATTGGTCCATCTTTGGGAT includes the following:
- a CDS encoding Crp/Fnr family transcriptional regulator, whose product is MKTFKVLKKQIIQHAGEFESHVYKVESGLLKSYSVDEKGKEHIFMFAPEGWVIADATEQGMPTGLYIEAIEDSELHVIDKNIALQNSDKKALSRRIEVMQKRIIMLMSSSAIERYNHFIATYPKLTQRIPQRMIASYLGITPEALSKVKSQKLKRQNS
- a CDS encoding S41 family peptidase produces the protein MTQSYFLKFVIALAFLMFSNSISRAQELSETDKLYRLAKVWGFLKYYHPQVAKGEVDWDNELYEIMESQKAVYAKTDYSNLLNSWLLKQGKLKKIKHKDVKNKENYFDDNYDLTWLSDTTLFAYGLSENLRFIEGNRYKGRKNHYLQFEKKSSGVRKGLINEKLYTSDQWQNQSFRMMILFRYWNIIEYFYPHKYTLEKSWDFVLQEFIPKFLYCDSEKDFHLLLLELVCQIKDSHAYVSSEVLTKYFGEYQTPFSTKLINGKAVVYLIFDDSLAIQDDIRVGDVITKVDGKTISEIYKENEKYISSSNDSRKDLVFTWGYLGRGVTDEVEIEFARDDLGVEKKVIRRYTNDEFEKDYWGKQSWSLIDNDIAYINLRGLNPDSLDLVMRQIKDTKALIVDIRNYPKIPWYSFRKHLEKDERLFAKFYNPIRSHPGRLVYSASLKHFPYTERGVDKYEGELIVLVNEESQSFAETMAMYFQSFDQTTVIGSQTSGADGNVIGFELFEGAFTCYTFFGMFYPDGKAIQRIGIVPDIEIKPTVKGVQEGKDEVLDGAVEWFKQKQSSF